In Erythrobacter sp. KY5, the DNA window TATGTGAGCCAGGGCGACGTGATCGTCCATTCCGGCCCGCTTTATGCCGCATCCGAGGGTTTCGTCGCGAAAGTGCTCTCCAAGTTCGGCGTCACCTATATCGACTTTCCAGCAGGGGCGGGCCGCGAAGAGCTGGACGAGGTGCTTGAGCGCGCCAAGAAGCAGGCGAGTGAAAACGGGGGCAAGGTTGCGATGATCTACCTTGAAAGCCCGGGCAACCCTACCAATGCGCTGGTCGATATCGAGGCGGTAAAGGCCGCGCGCGATGCTTCGCTCGACTGGTCGTGCCCGATCGCGATCGACAATACGTTCCTCGGGCCGCTGTGGCAGCGCCCGCTGGACCATGGCGCAGACATCGTCGCCTATTCGCTGACCAAGTATGTGGGCGGGCATTCCGATCTGGTCGCGGGCTCTATTGCCGGCGCGCAGAAGTGGATGGACCCGGTGCGCGCGCTGCGCAACACGATGGGCGGCATCGTCGATCCCAACACCGCGTGGATGCTGCTGCGAAGCCTTGAAACGGTCGAATTGCGCATGCAGCGCGCCGGCGAAAACGCGGCCAAGGTCTGCGCTTTCCTCAAGCAACATCCGAAGGTCGAGGGGCTCGGCTATCTCGGCATGATCGAGGATAAGCGCCAGCAGGACATCTATGACCGCCATTGCCTCGGCGCTGGTTCGACCTTCAGCGTTTTCCTGAAAGGCGGCGAGGCCGAATGCTTCCGCTTCCTCGATAGCCTCACCATTGCCAAGCTCGCGGTCAGCCTCGGCGGGACAGAGACGCTGGCGAGCCATCCCGCTTCGATGACCCACCTGTCGGTTCCACATGCGCGGCGCCAGATGCTCGGCATTTCGGACAGTCTGGTGCGCATCAGCATCGGGATCGAGGATGCAGACGACCTTATCGCCGACTTCGAACAGGCGCTGGACTGCGTCTGATCTTTCGGCCTAACTCTCGCCGCACAAAGCGAGAGGAATGCCATGACCGACGAGAGAAAGCCCGTATGTCTGGTGCTGGGGGCAGGCGCTGGAATTGGCGGCAACACGGCAATACGCTTTGCCAAGGGCGGATATCACATCGTCCTTGCGCGCCGATCTGATGGGGACGGGCTGGCAAAGCTCGTCTCCGAGATCGAAGCGCAGGGCGGCTCGGCCACCGGCACGCTTATCAACGCGGTCGAGGATGGCACGATCGAGCAATTGGTCGAGACGACCGAGCGCGATATCGGCCCGATCGCGGTTTGCCTGTTCAATCTCGGGGCGCAAATCGGCAATCGCGCGTTCTTCGATACCTCGCACAAGGCGTTCGAGCTTGGCTGGCGGATGACGAGCTATGCGCTGTTTCGTCTGGGACAGGCGATGCTTCCCGCGATGGTTGAGAGAGGCAGCGGCGTGCTGCTTGTCACGTCCGCGACCTCCGCCATGCGCGGCAATGCGGGCCAGCACAGCCACGCGGCGGCTATCGGCGGACGGCGCATGCTGTGCCAGTCACTCAACGCCGAATTCGCTCCTCAGGGCATCCATGTCGCGCATGTCGTGGTCGATGCGCCTGTCGATGCGCCGGACACGCTGGGCCGGCTGCTTGGCGACAAATATGAGGCGTTCAAGGCGTCGAAGGGAGAAGACGGGATTGTCGACCCCGCCGCTCTCGCGGAGACGTACTGGCATATCGCCCACCAACCACGCAGCTGCTGGAGCTTCGAGGTCGACGTGCGGCCCTGGACCGATGTGCCGTGGTGGAACGACAATCCGCCAGCCGCGATCACCACAAGCCCGCGCGATGGCAAGACCGCTTTTGGAGGCGAAAAGGACTAAGCTTCGATCAGGATTGCTCGTAGGCCTGCATTTTTCAGGTTGCGCCAGACTGCCCAGAGGCAGCGGCAGAAAACGCGTTCCTTCTATCGACCTGTTGAGACAGGAGAACCGCCCTCGCCAGGCCATCCCATATTGGACAGCCCGTTCTCAAATCGCCAGTCGGCCACCCTCTTCGCACGCGCTTCCATCAGCTCGATTGCGAGACTGCGCTCATGCAGCCAGCCAGAACGGTCGACCTTCATGGCGGCAAGCTGTTGATCGAAAAGAAACTGGTTCATCGGCATCTCGGTGCACCCTTGCAAGAGAGAAGGAAGCGTGAGCCGGGAGGATGATTGCCCCCCGGCCCTGCGTTGTTGTCAGCCCTGCTGTTTGCTGGCCTGATCCTTCTGGTTCTGGCCGTCGCCCTGCTGGTGTTGCAGGTTCACGGCGGACTTCTTCCCGCCATCGACTTCCTTCGTTTCGTAGCTGTAACGCTGATCGACCTTCGGGACCTGACCTTCCTGTTGAAGGTCGGCCTTCTTGAACCTGAGCACGTCGCCGCCATTCTCTGCGGTGATCGAGCCTGCGCCCATGCTACTGTCGTAGCTCTTGATTTTGCCAAAGTGTGCCATGTGTCATTCCTTCATACGAGTTTGCAGCGCGCCAGAATTGACCCGGCTGCGACTATGAGGCGGAACTGAAGGAAAGGGCTTTCGAAGTAGAAAGCGATCACCGTCGATTACGACTGGTAGCTGATTATTAGATGGCCATGCCGGGCCATGAATACAACAGCCGCCATCGCTTTATATATTTGTGTGATTGAAGTCTGCGGCAAACGCTGGATTTCGGCTAGTGCAGGCTAACCTTTCCATTCCCGCCGTTCTTCGGCAGCGCGCAGGACTTCGTAGGCGACCTGGAGTTTCTGGAACTCGGCTGCCGCCTCTTCGTCGCCCGGTTTTACATCGGGGTGCACGACTTTCGCCTTGGTGCGATACGCCTTCTTGATAGCCGCAAAATCGGCGTCGGCTTCAAGCTCCAGCACGTCGAGCGCGCGCATCTCATCTGCCGAGCGCGACCCATCGCCTGATCCGGTCCAGCCGTAATGCGAAGCCTCGGCATATCCGGCACTTTCGGCGCGTTCGGCCTTTGCGCGTTCTTCTTTCTGCTCTTTGTCGAGACCCTCGAAATAGTCCCAGCCCTTGTTGTATTCGGCGGCGTGTTGCTGACAGAAATACCAGCGATCCGGGCTGTTGGGTGATTTGGGCGCAGGGCAATTGCCCGGCTCATCGCAACCGTGACGGTCGCAGATGCGCACATTGGTCGTCTCGCGCGAAGAGCCGTAGCCACGCCAGCGCGGAAAACCCCAGTCGTTGGAACGCCGTGCCTTAGGCATGGCAGTGCGCAGTGGGGCTGTGGCCGGCGGGGCTGATGCAGTTGGTCGGATAAATCACGCGCCTAACCTAGGGTCGGTGGCGCGGATTGGAAAGGTGTGGAACCAGTTGCGATGTGAAATGTTGCATTGCAACTAATACTTCACACTTTCGTCGCATTGCGCGGCAGCACGATCAGGACCTGATGAGCCAACAATTGACCATATCCAGTCTGTTTTCAGCGCTCGCGCTGGTCTGCCTCGCGCTAGTCGCGCGGGTCGGAGCGGACCGTGACGTGCAGATCGGCACTACAGGCCCCGTCGCTCAGGTCATTTCAAGCAGCAACGGCGCGAAGTAGACGCTCCAGCGCACAAGCGAACGCCCGCCCCTCCCTGCCGGGAGAGACGGGCGCGCATCGTTTTGTAATCGCGATCAGTTGATGATGATGCTCGCAGCGCGGCGGTTCTGCGACCATGCCTCGGGGCTGGAAGCGAGCGCGACCGGGCGCTCCTTGCCGTAGCTGACAGTGCGGATGCGGTTTGGCGAAACCCCAAGGCTGACCAGATAGTTCTTCGCTGCATTGGCGCGGCGCTCACCCAGAGCAAGGTTATATTCGCGCGTGCCGCGTTCGTCGCAGTGCCCTTCGATCGTGAAGGTCAGCTGCGGGAAACGGGCAAAATACTGCGCCTGCGCCTGAAGCGCGGCTGCATCGGTGCTGTCGATGTTGAAGCGGTCGGTGTCGAAATAGATCACGCTCGACGAGCCGACGGCGGACTCGAAATGCCCCTGTGTTCCGGGAACCGGGCCGGTGGGAGCGGTCGAAGCCGGTGCCGGGGTCGGCGTCGGGGTCGAAACCGGCGCGGGCGGCAATTCTTCGGGAGCCTTCTTGGCACACGCGCCCAGCGCAAGTGCGGAAGTCATCAGAGCGAGCGTGGCCGCTTTGGAAACGGAGAAAGTCATAAATTTGCTCTCCTATCTTGGAGCCGGTCAGCAATGCGCACCGGGCAGGTTTAACC includes these proteins:
- a CDS encoding cystathionine gamma-synthase family protein, translating into MTDAIDATDTPTPRRKPKPERTEIAGRPLKPSTLMMGHGYDPELSEGSLKAPIFLTSTFAFPSAADGKRHFEGITGKRPGGAEGLVYSRFNGPNQEILEDRLAIWDGAEDALTFSSGMTAICILMMAYVSQGDVIVHSGPLYAASEGFVAKVLSKFGVTYIDFPAGAGREELDEVLERAKKQASENGGKVAMIYLESPGNPTNALVDIEAVKAARDASLDWSCPIAIDNTFLGPLWQRPLDHGADIVAYSLTKYVGGHSDLVAGSIAGAQKWMDPVRALRNTMGGIVDPNTAWMLLRSLETVELRMQRAGENAAKVCAFLKQHPKVEGLGYLGMIEDKRQQDIYDRHCLGAGSTFSVFLKGGEAECFRFLDSLTIAKLAVSLGGTETLASHPASMTHLSVPHARRQMLGISDSLVRISIGIEDADDLIADFEQALDCV
- a CDS encoding cold-shock protein, with product MAHFGKIKSYDSSMGAGSITAENGGDVLRFKKADLQQEGQVPKVDQRYSYETKEVDGGKKSAVNLQHQQGDGQNQKDQASKQQG
- a CDS encoding SDR family NAD(P)-dependent oxidoreductase gives rise to the protein MTDERKPVCLVLGAGAGIGGNTAIRFAKGGYHIVLARRSDGDGLAKLVSEIEAQGGSATGTLINAVEDGTIEQLVETTERDIGPIAVCLFNLGAQIGNRAFFDTSHKAFELGWRMTSYALFRLGQAMLPAMVERGSGVLLVTSATSAMRGNAGQHSHAAAIGGRRMLCQSLNAEFAPQGIHVAHVVVDAPVDAPDTLGRLLGDKYEAFKASKGEDGIVDPAALAETYWHIAHQPRSCWSFEVDVRPWTDVPWWNDNPPAAITTSPRDGKTAFGGEKD
- the pal gene encoding peptidoglycan-associated lipoprotein Pal, which codes for MTFSVSKAATLALMTSALALGACAKKAPEELPPAPVSTPTPTPAPASTAPTGPVPGTQGHFESAVGSSSVIYFDTDRFNIDSTDAAALQAQAQYFARFPQLTFTIEGHCDERGTREYNLALGERRANAAKNYLVSLGVSPNRIRTVSYGKERPVALASSPEAWSQNRRAASIIIN
- a CDS encoding J domain-containing protein; amino-acid sequence: MPKARRSNDWGFPRWRGYGSSRETTNVRICDRHGCDEPGNCPAPKSPNSPDRWYFCQQHAAEYNKGWDYFEGLDKEQKEERAKAERAESAGYAEASHYGWTGSGDGSRSADEMRALDVLELEADADFAAIKKAYRTKAKVVHPDVKPGDEEAAAEFQKLQVAYEVLRAAEERREWKG